A genomic region of Thermodesulfobacteriota bacterium contains the following coding sequences:
- a CDS encoding ABC transporter ATP-binding protein, with the protein MTIPSPAPLLQVEALRVGFPGAGGEVAAVRGVSFSLERGGTLGLVGESGCGKSMTALAMAGLLPHPGRVAGGRVLLDGRDLTALGHGELREVRGRWVGMVFQDPMTSLNPVFTVGYQLAEALTAHLDLPRAEVRRRSVALLRETGVPEPEARLAAYPFQLSGGLRQRVMIAMAVACRPGLLIADEPTTALDVTVQAQIMALLASLRRELGMALLLITHDLGLVAQHVDRVAVMYAGHVVEACPTRALFETPLHPYTRGLLASVPGAGGVPRGQRLRAIPGNVPPPSRVPAGCPFRDRCELAIDGCAKALPELAEKAPDHRARCIRAQSHV; encoded by the coding sequence GTGACGATCCCGTCCCCAGCTCCCCTCTTGCAGGTGGAGGCGCTGCGGGTGGGCTTTCCGGGCGCCGGGGGCGAAGTGGCCGCGGTGCGGGGGGTGAGTTTTTCCCTGGAACGGGGAGGCACCCTGGGCCTGGTGGGGGAGTCCGGGTGCGGGAAGAGCATGACGGCCCTCGCGATGGCGGGGCTCCTGCCGCACCCGGGCCGGGTGGCGGGCGGCCGGGTGCTCCTGGACGGCAGGGACCTCACGGCCCTGGGACACGGGGAGCTGCGGGAGGTCCGGGGACGCTGGGTGGGCATGGTCTTCCAGGATCCCATGACCAGTTTGAACCCCGTCTTCACCGTGGGGTATCAGCTCGCCGAGGCCCTCACGGCCCACCTCGATCTCCCCCGGGCCGAGGTGCGCCGCCGCTCGGTGGCGCTCTTGCGCGAGACGGGGGTGCCCGAGCCCGAGGCGCGCCTGGCGGCCTACCCCTTCCAGCTCTCCGGGGGGTTGCGGCAGCGGGTCATGATCGCCATGGCCGTGGCGTGCCGGCCCGGTCTCCTCATCGCCGACGAACCCACCACCGCCCTGGACGTGACCGTCCAGGCGCAGATCATGGCGCTGCTCGCGTCCCTGCGGCGGGAGCTCGGGATGGCGCTCCTGCTGATCACCCACGACCTGGGGCTCGTGGCCCAGCACGTGGATCGGGTCGCGGTGATGTATGCGGGCCACGTGGTGGAGGCGTGCCCGACCCGGGCGCTCTTCGAGACCCCGCTCCATCCCTACACCCGGGGGCTGCTGGCCTCGGTCCCCGGCGCAGGCGGAGTGCCCCGCGGCCAGCGGCTGCGGGCCATCCCCGGAAACGTCCCCCCTCCCTCCCGGGTGCCGGCGGGATGCCCCTTTCGCGACCGGTGCGAGCTCGCCATCGATGGGTGCGCGAAGGCCCTGCCCGAGCTCGCCGAGAAGGCTCCAGACCACCGCGCGCGCTGCATCCGGGCGCAGAGCCATGTTTGA
- a CDS encoding oligopeptide/dipeptide ABC transporter ATP-binding protein: MFELAGVARHYRVQKGPLGRRRWLRAVDGVDLAVGQGETLALVGESGCGKSTLARLLLRLEEPTRGAVRYRGQDLWALDGAGVRRFRREVQMVFQDPYASLDPRMRVRDIVGEGLAIHGIGARADRRARVEALLAQVGLSPEAGAAYPHELSGGQRQRIGIARALAVEPRLLVADEPVSALDVSIQAQILNLLRDLQEALGLTYLFISHDLRVVAHLADRVAVMYLGRLAEVAPAPEFFAEPLHPYSQTLLAAVPPVRPGGGTPLRVVEADVPSPLEPPRGCPFHPRCPRAFGPCAREVPGLRCLRAGRSVACHLYS; the protein is encoded by the coding sequence ATGTTTGAGCTCGCGGGCGTTGCCCGCCACTACCGAGTCCAGAAGGGCCCCCTGGGCCGCCGGCGGTGGCTGCGTGCGGTGGACGGGGTCGATCTGGCGGTGGGGCAGGGGGAGACCCTGGCCCTGGTGGGGGAGTCGGGGTGCGGCAAGAGCACCCTGGCGCGGCTGCTCCTTCGGCTGGAGGAACCCACCCGGGGTGCGGTACGCTACCGGGGTCAGGACCTGTGGGCCCTGGACGGCGCGGGGGTGCGCCGGTTCCGGCGGGAGGTGCAGATGGTCTTCCAGGACCCCTACGCCTCCCTCGATCCCCGGATGCGGGTGCGCGACATCGTGGGCGAGGGGCTCGCCATCCACGGCATCGGCGCCCGGGCGGACCGCCGGGCGCGGGTGGAAGCCCTCCTGGCCCAGGTGGGCCTGTCCCCCGAGGCGGGCGCCGCCTACCCCCATGAGCTCAGCGGGGGCCAGCGCCAGCGCATCGGCATCGCCCGGGCCCTGGCGGTGGAGCCGCGGCTGCTCGTGGCCGACGAGCCGGTGTCGGCGCTGGACGTCTCGATCCAGGCCCAGATCCTGAACCTGCTCCGGGATCTCCAGGAGGCCCTGGGGCTTACGTACCTCTTCATCAGCCACGATCTGCGGGTGGTGGCCCACCTGGCGGACCGGGTGGCGGTGATGTACCTGGGCAGGCTTGCCGAGGTGGCCCCGGCGCCGGAGTTCTTCGCCGAGCCGCTCCACCCCTATTCCCAGACGCTCCTGGCGGCGGTGCCGCCGGTCCGCCCCGGGGGCGGGACGCCGCTCCGGGTAGTCGAGGCAGACGTGCCGAGCCCGCTGGAACCGCCGAGAGGATGTCCTTTCCACCCCCGGTGCCCTCGGGCGTTCGGGCCGTGCGCCCGGGAGGTCCCCGGGCTCCGGTGCTTGCGGGCCGGCCGGAGCGTGGCCTGCCATCTCTACTCCTGA
- a CDS encoding alpha/beta fold hydrolase, which yields MGKGREEHVRFGCGGLVLEGVLHLPTGSGGPVPGAVVCHPHPLYGGTMGNPVVRGVSEALAARSFAALRFNFRGVGGSGGEHGGGAGEVGDVGAALDLLASRPEVDPARLGVAGYSFGAAVGLRAACADSRVRALALVAPPLVAFPMAEAAACPIPKLAVFGTRDCFCPMPLLETWFAAAGEPKRRVEIRGADHFFLGREGEAGEAVAAFLWACLAPAAAAGT from the coding sequence ATGGGGAAGGGGCGGGAAGAGCACGTCCGGTTCGGGTGCGGGGGGCTGGTCCTCGAGGGGGTCTTGCACCTGCCGACCGGGTCTGGGGGGCCGGTTCCCGGGGCAGTGGTGTGCCATCCCCATCCCCTGTACGGGGGCACCATGGGCAACCCCGTGGTGCGGGGCGTGAGTGAGGCGCTGGCGGCCCGGTCCTTTGCCGCACTCCGGTTCAACTTCCGCGGGGTCGGGGGCAGCGGGGGGGAGCATGGGGGCGGAGCGGGAGAGGTGGGCGACGTGGGGGCCGCCTTGGACCTGCTGGCCTCCCGCCCCGAAGTGGACCCGGCCCGGCTCGGGGTGGCGGGGTACTCCTTCGGGGCGGCGGTGGGGCTTCGGGCGGCGTGCGCCGATTCCCGGGTGCGGGCTCTCGCGCTCGTGGCGCCGCCCCTGGTGGCGTTTCCGATGGCCGAGGCGGCGGCCTGCCCCATCCCCAAGCTCGCGGTTTTCGGCACCCGGGACTGCTTCTGCCCGATGCCGCTCCTGGAGACCTGGTTCGCCGCCGCGGGCGAGCCCAAGCGGCGGGTCGAGATTCGGGGGGCGGACCACTTCTTCTTGGGCCGCGAGGGGGAAGCGGGCGAGGCCGTCGCCGCGTTTCTCTGGGCCTGCCTCGCCCCGGCCGCGGCGGCGGGCACCTGA